The Pseudoalteromonas spongiae UST010723-006 genome window below encodes:
- a CDS encoding DEAD/DEAH box helicase has protein sequence MIFYSPDMSQRLSKNDLLALFDEIKNEELASFPLTESFLKRFFKPAVFNKAKDYLSHDLVLWREATEGFKSINGEVANQEGETFYPQATIKQLNGQPKVTTSCSCRLGQKCEHIAAVFLSLKTEHSGEFGKNYLLHDWFTRLESLKSKSEKHAPNVLLFSLEKNGDDIVLLPKIAPRSENQYGLGRALTAKQLSSQVTPKDLDEKDFRLFSWIRSQNTLGKLTLHGEWGALALAKLVETKRCYWGDERTPLSLIHKEPLAIDWQENDLGAELKLSINTHQNWVLVPTTPPYFVDLETKQVGEIDTSLASDEMSLLLTMPAVEKSSYAQAQDKLNGLYGFGFVPYLVDSDSQSTTPQPCLRFELVDELPTLALSFNYKTAVHNGAFENTCINQLNNYGLELVSSEANTRYFRFPPANENQVQWHWFINEVCDELKSHLWKVSEPTKKLHMPSEAKLVANLSRVANNKLQLDVNFSVDQLVLDFNLLREKAALINNKANKDYYINYHQDRWLVVSRSDALNLKQVIDQYYGEKRWPKRFTLPLSALTLLRVCDSAMFIIEDKQLSELFYLEHSESSLTASLPNGLNATLRDYQLKGLAWLQFLEKHGLGGILADDMGLGKTIQVLSFLLSQKEAKRSTLPSLIICPTSLVNNWLLEAEKFTPDLKLVAVQGANRKKLLAKAATADVVITSFPLLLRDHEHYLQMHFGNIILDEAQTIKNYQSKVSRFAKSLKGDFHLCLSGTPVENNLSELKSLFDFAMPGLLGSTAYFKNHFQQPIERENNAYRAEQLNDIIAGYVLRRTKAEVAKELPAKSEMVKVIELCDSQKSLYQKVSEQIESKVKSIFEAGEQQASKLLFLESLLKLRQICCDPRLISKSTDPDEAINSAKLNYLANTLPEMLKEGRKVIIFSQFTSMLSLIEQKLSEIGIDYSLLTGQTRHRQKAIDKFQQGDVSVFLISLKAGGTGLNLTAADTVIHYDPWWNPAVERQATDRAYRIGQDKPVFVYKLICQNSIEEKVQRMQQEKAALAERFFDSNSHGFSDFSEQDLLQLIGS, from the coding sequence TTGATTTTTTATAGCCCCGATATGTCACAGCGCTTGTCAAAAAACGATTTACTCGCCTTATTTGATGAAATAAAAAACGAGGAGCTGGCCAGTTTTCCACTAACTGAGTCATTCTTAAAACGTTTTTTTAAGCCTGCAGTGTTCAATAAAGCGAAAGATTACCTTAGTCATGACCTTGTCTTATGGCGTGAGGCCACCGAAGGCTTTAAATCAATCAATGGTGAAGTAGCTAACCAAGAAGGCGAGACTTTCTACCCACAAGCAACCATCAAACAACTTAATGGCCAACCTAAAGTAACCACATCGTGTTCGTGTCGTTTAGGGCAAAAATGCGAACATATTGCGGCAGTGTTCTTATCATTAAAAACCGAGCACTCGGGTGAATTTGGCAAGAACTACTTACTGCATGACTGGTTTACGCGGTTAGAGTCGCTGAAATCAAAATCTGAAAAGCACGCGCCTAATGTGCTGTTATTTAGTTTAGAGAAAAATGGCGACGACATCGTGTTATTGCCTAAAATCGCCCCGCGTAGCGAAAATCAGTACGGATTAGGTCGTGCACTTACAGCCAAACAACTGAGCTCGCAGGTCACACCAAAAGATCTCGATGAAAAAGACTTTCGACTATTTAGTTGGATCCGATCGCAAAATACGTTAGGTAAACTGACGCTACATGGTGAATGGGGCGCGTTGGCACTGGCAAAACTCGTTGAAACTAAGCGCTGTTATTGGGGCGATGAGCGCACTCCGCTTAGCTTAATTCATAAAGAGCCACTGGCTATAGATTGGCAAGAAAACGATTTGGGGGCTGAACTTAAATTAAGCATTAATACTCACCAAAATTGGGTATTAGTACCGACCACACCACCCTATTTTGTTGATTTAGAAACAAAACAAGTTGGTGAAATAGATACCAGTCTTGCCAGTGACGAAATGAGCTTATTACTGACCATGCCTGCGGTTGAAAAAAGCAGTTACGCCCAAGCACAGGATAAACTTAACGGTTTGTACGGTTTTGGCTTTGTGCCCTATTTGGTTGACAGCGACAGCCAATCAACCACCCCACAGCCTTGCTTACGTTTTGAATTAGTGGACGAACTGCCAACACTCGCCCTTAGTTTTAATTACAAAACAGCCGTGCACAATGGCGCGTTTGAAAACACGTGTATTAATCAGCTTAACAACTATGGCTTAGAGCTTGTTTCTAGCGAAGCTAATACGCGATACTTTCGTTTTCCACCGGCCAATGAAAACCAAGTGCAATGGCACTGGTTTATCAATGAAGTATGCGATGAACTAAAGAGTCATTTGTGGAAAGTAAGCGAGCCGACTAAAAAGTTACACATGCCGTCAGAGGCAAAGTTAGTTGCCAATTTATCGCGTGTTGCAAATAACAAACTGCAACTTGATGTTAATTTCTCGGTTGATCAGCTAGTACTTGATTTTAATTTGTTGCGAGAAAAAGCGGCGTTAATCAATAACAAAGCGAACAAAGATTATTACATAAACTATCACCAAGACCGTTGGCTTGTGGTAAGCCGCAGCGATGCGCTAAATCTAAAACAGGTGATTGATCAGTATTATGGTGAAAAACGCTGGCCTAAGCGTTTTACCTTGCCATTGTCGGCGCTTACGTTGCTGCGTGTGTGCGATAGCGCAATGTTTATCATCGAAGATAAGCAACTATCTGAATTGTTTTATCTAGAGCACAGTGAGAGCAGTCTTACGGCAAGCTTACCAAACGGCCTAAACGCCACGCTACGCGACTATCAGTTAAAAGGTCTGGCTTGGCTACAGTTTTTAGAGAAACACGGTCTAGGTGGCATTTTGGCTGATGATATGGGCTTAGGTAAGACGATTCAGGTACTTAGCTTCTTACTCAGCCAAAAAGAAGCAAAACGCAGTACTTTGCCTAGTTTAATTATTTGCCCAACCAGTTTGGTAAACAACTGGCTGCTTGAAGCTGAAAAGTTTACACCTGATTTAAAGCTGGTTGCCGTTCAAGGCGCGAATCGTAAAAAGCTGTTAGCTAAAGCGGCAACGGCCGATGTGGTCATCACCAGCTTCCCATTGTTATTGCGCGATCATGAACACTATTTACAGATGCACTTTGGCAATATTATTTTGGATGAAGCGCAAACCATTAAAAACTACCAATCAAAAGTATCGCGCTTTGCTAAGTCATTGAAAGGTGATTTTCACTTGTGCTTAAGTGGCACGCCGGTAGAAAACAATTTATCTGAACTTAAATCGTTATTTGACTTTGCTATGCCGGGGTTACTTGGCAGTACCGCATATTTTAAAAACCATTTTCAACAACCCATTGAGAGAGAAAACAATGCGTATCGCGCCGAGCAATTAAACGACATTATTGCCGGATATGTACTGCGCCGAACGAAAGCGGAAGTTGCTAAAGAACTTCCAGCTAAGTCGGAAATGGTAAAAGTGATTGAGCTTTGCGATAGCCAAAAATCACTATATCAAAAAGTCAGTGAGCAAATTGAATCAAAAGTTAAATCGATCTTTGAAGCCGGTGAGCAACAAGCTAGTAAGCTACTGTTTTTAGAGTCGTTATTAAAACTTAGGCAAATATGCTGCGATCCGCGACTAATCAGTAAGTCTACTGATCCAGACGAAGCAATTAACAGCGCTAAATTAAACTATTTAGCTAATACACTGCCTGAAATGTTAAAAGAGGGGCGAAAAGTCATTATTTTCAGCCAATTCACCAGCATGCTGTCGCTTATTGAGCAAAAGCTTAGCGAAATTGGTATCGATTATAGCCTACTAACAGGCCAAACTCGCCATCGTCAAAAAGCCATTGATAAGTTTCAGCAAGGCGATGTCAGCGTGTTTTTAATTAGCTTAAAAGCCGGTGGTACAGGGCTTAATTTAACCGCTGCTGATACCGTAATTCACTACGACCCTTGGTGGAATCCAGCGGTTGAGCGCCAAGCAACCGACCGCGCTTATCGTATTGGCCAAGATAAACCGGTTTTTGTTTATAAACTGATTTGCCAAAACAGTATTGAAGAAAAAGTACAGCGCATGCAGCAAGAAAAAGCCGCATTAGCCGAGCGCTTTTTCGATAGCAATAGCCACGGTTTTTCTGATTTTAGTGAACAAGATCTACTGCAATTAATTGGATCGTAA
- the maoP gene encoding DUF413 domain-containing protein has translation MTNTIRAGRRKFYDDEHFAGGIERSGFFTISEANFLVEYGDTLNGLSAGNLNPESAAESEFVACMQSNIASNSYEVKLWRKYIKAVHSVTHRASANSSRTEQHYSFEGYDEA, from the coding sequence ATGACAAACACGATCCGCGCTGGACGACGAAAGTTTTATGACGATGAGCATTTTGCCGGTGGCATTGAGCGTTCTGGCTTTTTTACTATTTCTGAGGCTAATTTTTTAGTTGAATACGGTGACACATTGAATGGGCTAAGCGCAGGTAATTTAAATCCTGAATCTGCTGCTGAATCGGAATTTGTGGCCTGTATGCAGTCTAATATTGCCTCTAACAGCTATGAAGTAAAGCTCTGGCGAAAATACATAAAAGCTGTTCACAGCGTAACGCACAGAGCCAGTGCGAATAGTTCACGTACAGAACAACATTATTCATTTGAGGGATATGATGAAGCGTAG
- a CDS encoding WYL domain-containing protein, translating into MRWEDIKRYQVIEALLLWEGKLNARQLMDYFETSRPTAQKYISEYKQLNPTGFEFVSQQRAHIANADFTPQFIDLEFSSYHALFNTQGEHAVTSLVETLPQVHRNISPQLVRPILQAIRYQLRLDIGYISLSSPEFEDRIIQPHSLVFDGTRYHVRAFCEKNQDYRDFVLSRFSGEFAFEGEATFDEAHDTLWQTEVTLVVCPDHRLTELQKKVIAHDYQMTEQKLALKTRAALLKYLLQHLRLDIYQAAAEQQQIVIDPECRKLLAPYIN; encoded by the coding sequence ATGCGCTGGGAAGATATAAAACGCTATCAAGTAATTGAAGCGCTTTTATTATGGGAAGGTAAGCTAAATGCTCGCCAACTTATGGATTACTTTGAAACGAGCCGCCCCACGGCACAAAAATACATTTCAGAATACAAGCAGCTTAATCCAACTGGATTTGAGTTTGTGAGTCAGCAACGTGCACACATTGCCAATGCCGATTTTACGCCGCAATTTATTGATTTAGAATTCTCAAGCTATCACGCGCTTTTTAACACTCAAGGCGAGCATGCGGTGACATCGCTTGTTGAAACATTACCGCAGGTACACCGCAATATTAGCCCGCAATTAGTCAGGCCTATCCTGCAAGCAATCCGCTATCAATTGCGTTTAGATATCGGCTATATTTCACTTTCTAGCCCTGAATTTGAAGACCGAATTATTCAGCCCCACAGCTTAGTGTTTGATGGTACACGTTATCATGTTCGTGCGTTTTGCGAGAAAAACCAAGACTATCGCGATTTTGTGTTGTCGCGTTTTTCCGGAGAATTCGCATTTGAGGGAGAAGCCACGTTTGATGAAGCGCATGATACGCTGTGGCAAACTGAAGTTACGCTCGTGGTGTGTCCGGATCACCGTTTAACTGAGTTGCAAAAAAAGGTGATTGCACACGATTACCAAATGACAGAGCAAAAGTTAGCACTTAAAACTCGCGCCGCTTTGTTAAAATATTTGCTACAACATTTACGACTGGATATTTACCAAGCGGCCGCTGAGCAGCAGCAAATCGTGATCGATCCTGAATGTCGAAAACTGCTTGCACCATACATTAACTAA
- a CDS encoding DUF3465 domain-containing protein, giving the protein MKHFTALLLVGFFLTAINLHANDRQLSNAYKNQQSDIQVKGSGTVLRVLPDDNNGSRHQKFILRLARAW; this is encoded by the coding sequence ATGAAACACTTCACTGCCCTTTTATTAGTTGGTTTTTTCTTAACCGCTATCAACCTACACGCAAATGATCGTCAGCTCAGTAACGCTTATAAAAATCAGCAAAGTGATATACAAGTTAAAGGTTCAGGCACAGTGTTACGTGTTTTGCCTGATGATAATAATGGCTCAAGACACCAAAAATTTATTTTGCGTTTAGCTAGAGCGTGGTGA
- a CDS encoding DNA recombination protein RmuC — protein sequence MQALLNQPEIVITAFLCLFVVFLVTILVTVGRSKNKTALLQAQYLQEKAGLEEKLADLAKASDQNFTNWQQEQERTNQLRIKYSALQTRLTEREHSYQQQLASLQDAKTELKKEFSLLANQIFEEKGQAFKSLNQESVSNLLKPMQEELRGFKQKVETIHSEELKQRSELKTELVHLQKLNQAITSQAEQLTTALQGQKKTQGNWGELMLENVLESAGLRVGDDYQREFHVKALEGNYRPDVVVFLPQKRHLVIDAKTSLNAYTQYVNADNELVAEQALKQHVMAVNARIEELASKGYDKLPGLNSPEVVILFMPIESAYVEALKYQPDLYQRAIEKNILVATPTTLLTSMNIVRQLWRFEEQSKHSAELAQRAERFYTKLNGFLTSMQGVGKTLDKAKEGYDRAFAQLYSGKGNLIKQAAEFKELGVAVQKELPKELIEKAELELNFEQSE from the coding sequence ATGCAAGCCTTGTTAAACCAACCTGAAATAGTGATCACAGCGTTTTTATGTCTTTTTGTGGTGTTTTTAGTGACTATTTTGGTGACTGTAGGTCGTTCTAAAAACAAAACTGCTTTGCTACAAGCCCAGTATTTACAAGAAAAAGCAGGATTAGAAGAAAAACTGGCAGATCTTGCAAAAGCCTCAGATCAAAATTTTACCAACTGGCAACAAGAGCAAGAACGCACCAATCAACTGCGTATTAAGTACAGTGCATTGCAAACACGCCTTACTGAGCGTGAACACAGCTACCAGCAGCAATTAGCGAGCTTACAAGATGCTAAAACTGAACTTAAAAAAGAATTTTCATTGCTTGCTAATCAAATATTTGAAGAAAAAGGACAAGCGTTTAAATCGTTAAACCAAGAGAGCGTGTCTAACTTACTAAAGCCAATGCAAGAAGAGCTCAGAGGCTTTAAACAAAAAGTTGAAACCATTCATAGCGAAGAATTAAAACAGCGCTCAGAACTAAAAACAGAACTCGTGCATTTGCAAAAATTGAATCAAGCCATTACTTCACAGGCTGAGCAACTTACAACTGCATTACAAGGACAAAAGAAAACCCAAGGAAATTGGGGCGAATTAATGCTAGAGAATGTACTAGAAAGTGCCGGACTTCGCGTTGGTGACGACTACCAACGCGAATTTCATGTTAAAGCGTTGGAAGGAAATTACCGACCTGATGTGGTGGTATTTTTACCACAAAAGCGTCATTTGGTCATTGATGCTAAAACGTCGTTGAATGCCTACACTCAATATGTAAATGCAGACAATGAACTGGTTGCAGAGCAAGCATTAAAACAACATGTAATGGCCGTAAATGCACGCATCGAGGAACTTGCAAGTAAAGGATATGACAAACTACCAGGCTTAAATTCACCTGAGGTGGTGATTTTATTTATGCCAATTGAATCGGCCTATGTTGAAGCATTGAAATACCAACCGGACCTTTATCAACGTGCTATCGAAAAGAATATTTTAGTGGCTACGCCAACGACCCTTTTAACAAGCATGAATATTGTGCGCCAATTATGGCGTTTTGAAGAGCAAAGTAAGCATAGCGCTGAACTCGCGCAGCGTGCAGAACGTTTTTATACTAAGTTAAATGGCTTTTTAACCAGTATGCAAGGCGTTGGTAAAACTCTTGATAAAGCAAAAGAAGGTTACGACCGCGCATTTGCACAGCTTTACTCTGGCAAAGGTAACTTAATTAAACAAGCTGCTGAATTTAAAGAACTAGGCGTAGCTGTACAAAAAGAACTGCCAAAAGAACTCATTGAGAAGGCCGAACTTGAATTAAATTTTGAGCAAAGTGAGTAA
- a CDS encoding ParB N-terminal domain-containing protein: MAKKRKNDTRIDPFATTVESSSLDALLENAQAGDQITMPAPSDPNREIKLYCKLIKNADIAKSTDVYGKNRRVQALLNEKSVADIITSIKSDGRNQHPALCWQQGEQEVVLAGSRRRKACMISGSDYLVLSSPDFTDEDAKILAVSSDQYIAPSLWELGQAYAQTKHDLIAEGRKGSYRELAEIEGVSHTAIADALKAYEKLPQEVLSLYPTANHVGREVAKKLIDAREKDPQQFAEKVADVKQRLAELALDTDDKTALAITRELTYAEPVKSSARQNIDMGNSYISAQKHEKSGDVVIKIDNRVLTDKRLEQLTKLLANFN, encoded by the coding sequence ATGGCAAAGAAACGTAAGAATGATACTCGCATCGATCCATTTGCAACAACAGTGGAGTCGAGCAGTTTAGACGCTTTATTAGAAAACGCACAAGCCGGTGATCAGATCACTATGCCTGCACCATCGGATCCTAACCGTGAAATTAAACTGTACTGCAAACTGATCAAAAATGCAGATATTGCAAAAAGTACAGACGTTTATGGTAAAAACCGCCGTGTACAAGCGTTACTGAACGAAAAGTCAGTCGCTGATATTATTACAAGTATCAAAAGTGATGGCCGCAACCAACACCCTGCCCTTTGTTGGCAACAAGGTGAACAAGAAGTGGTACTGGCAGGATCGCGTCGTCGTAAAGCGTGTATGATCTCTGGCAGTGATTATCTGGTACTCAGCTCGCCAGATTTTACAGATGAAGATGCGAAAATTTTAGCGGTGTCATCTGATCAGTACATTGCGCCAAGTTTATGGGAACTAGGCCAAGCTTACGCACAAACAAAACACGATTTAATTGCTGAAGGGCGTAAAGGCTCTTACCGTGAACTGGCTGAAATTGAAGGTGTTTCGCACACAGCGATAGCTGATGCATTGAAAGCCTATGAAAAACTGCCACAAGAAGTATTATCGCTTTACCCTACTGCAAACCATGTAGGCCGCGAAGTCGCTAAAAAGTTAATTGATGCCCGCGAAAAAGATCCGCAACAATTTGCAGAAAAAGTGGCTGACGTTAAACAGCGTTTAGCTGAACTCGCGCTTGATACTGATGATAAAACAGCTCTAGCAATTACTCGTGAATTAACGTACGCAGAGCCTGTTAAATCAAGCGCTCGTCAAAATATCGATATGGGCAATAGCTACATTAGCGCGCAAAAACACGAAAAGAGCGGTGATGTCGTGATTAAAATTGATAATCGCGTACTGACCGACAAACGTTTGGAGCAATTAACTAAGCTACTTGCTAACTTTAACTAG
- a CDS encoding MAPEG family protein: MIYAMFGMVLLTFAVGIVAVTTRIKSVKNGSVKIKYYRTMEGQDVPEKLTTSTRCFNNMFEVPVLFYVVSTLFVSLEITNGLALTLAWSFVTFRTLQAFVHLTYNNVLHRMLTFWGAVMSVLSMWVILLIQIA, encoded by the coding sequence ATGATCTATGCAATGTTTGGAATGGTTTTATTAACGTTTGCCGTTGGTATTGTGGCCGTTACCACTCGTATTAAAAGCGTTAAAAATGGCAGCGTGAAAATTAAATATTATCGCACAATGGAAGGCCAAGACGTGCCCGAAAAATTAACCACATCAACGCGTTGCTTTAACAACATGTTCGAAGTACCGGTATTATTTTATGTTGTCTCTACCTTGTTTGTGAGCCTAGAAATTACGAATGGCTTAGCGCTCACCTTGGCTTGGAGTTTTGTTACTTTTAGAACGTTACAGGCCTTTGTACACCTTACCTATAACAATGTACTACATCGCATGTTAACGTTTTGGGGTGCTGTGATGTCAGTGCTGTCAATGTGGGTTATTTTGCTCATTCAAATAGCGTAA
- a CDS encoding GNAT family N-acetyltransferase has protein sequence MQTNLQFPNLDTSRLTLDTLTIDDNDRLFSIFSDQAVVKFYNIEAFTSKQQSLDLIDFFNQRFKQQEGIRWAIRLKETGELIGTCGFNSFNSKMHNTVIGYEFASDHWGKGYATEALNAIITLVYSDNSPFGELYRIQADTMLGNGASESVLKKLGFKQEGIRRASGFWKNQYHDLTCFGLLKPEFTPR, from the coding sequence ATGCAGACTAATCTACAATTTCCAAATTTAGACACATCACGATTAACACTAGACACACTAACAATCGATGATAACGATAGGTTATTTTCGATTTTTTCAGATCAAGCTGTGGTTAAGTTTTATAATATTGAAGCATTTACATCCAAGCAGCAATCTCTTGATTTAATAGATTTCTTTAATCAACGATTTAAACAGCAGGAGGGCATTCGTTGGGCTATTCGCCTCAAAGAAACTGGCGAGCTAATTGGCACATGTGGTTTTAATTCGTTTAATTCAAAAATGCACAATACAGTGATTGGTTATGAATTTGCTAGTGATCATTGGGGAAAAGGGTATGCCACCGAAGCGTTAAACGCGATTATTACACTAGTTTATTCAGACAACTCACCATTTGGTGAACTATATCGCATTCAGGCTGATACCATGTTGGGTAATGGCGCGTCTGAATCAGTGCTTAAAAAGCTTGGCTTTAAACAAGAGGGGATCCGCCGTGCAAGTGGTTTTTGGAAAAACCAATATCACGATTTAACGTGCTTTGGTTTACTAAAGCCCGAGTTTACGCCACGTTAA